The window CGTCAATACCAAAGGCTTCAACCAATTTCATGATCTTCCCTCGCCGAATATCTTCGTGCTCTGCCTTCTCTGGTAACTTCTTCGATATCTCGTCAAAcgcttcttcctccttgaTTGCCTTGATATCAGACGCATAGTGGTATGCAAGCCATTCAGTACCTTCTCCAGCTGCTTCAATGCTCGTCACACAAGCTTTACCGAGCAATCCCTTGGTGAAGTACTCATCCTCAATATCACCCTTTCGCGCTTTGATTTTCTCCCATTGTTGCCTGGTTTGCTCGTTCCTTTCGTGAATTGCTCGGTAGCGTTGTCCAAGAACATAGACCTGCCAAAGTTCATCTCGCTCCAAGAAAAGGACAGAGCTTTGTCCTTGGTTTTCCAACAAACTGAATACGTCGCGCTTGTAGTGCCATAGGTAGGGTACCTCTAAGTGCTGCACAAACATCATGTTGAGAGCGGTCGATACGGCCTTTTCAAATTCCATCTCGAGATCAGGCCGGCGGTACACAGGATAAGGCTGAGGGTTGTCAACTGTAGGAATAGGATAGGATCCTTCGGGATGTTGGTTGCAAAAGAGATATTGGGTACGCAAGGACACTTTGGGCGCAACCCATTTCGCGGCAAAATCAGGGGGTGGGTAAAGGGTATCGGTCGCGAAAACCGGATTGTCGGATAATGTAGAGTTGACAATTTGGTGCCTCTCAGGTCGATCAGCGTTGGCGACAGCCTTATCTTCGTCTTGCAATCTCCTTGCTTTGATTTCGGCAGGGTCGAACACCTAAAGAGTTTCAGTACAGTCTCAGCATTATATCAATGGTTAACTTACATCTTCTAGACGGAGGTCCTTCTTAgctgcctcttcttcttcgtccaAATCAATACCGTCCTCGCCCTCGAGTGCCCAATCGTAATCTTGACCATCGCCAAACACAGCAAAAATCTCATCCCACGAACTGTCATATAATCAGTTCTTTGCTATCTGCAACAATATCTGGACCACTCACGATCGGTCCACTCCAGTCAGCTCTGGACGGCTCCTAGCCTgttctcttctcttcaacttctctgccctccttctctctcttctctgCTCCTCCGTCTCTCCTTGGTTGgcctcatcttcttcgtcctcttcaATAAAGTCCATGAGatcgtcgtcatcatcttccattcggtcttcatcatctcgAAACATGTCTTGCAAAGTGGGCACAGCCCTGTCATTCTCTGATCCTTCAGACCCACTACGCCTCCTCAGTCTCTTCAACGGTCTCCCTTCACGTAGTCCACGATTCTCTTCAATCAGCTCCAGCTCATCCTCCGAgagctcttcttcttctcgtcctcttctcattctcctttccttcttcctaCGCCgtttctcttccttccttcgTCTCCGTTTtgcctcttcatcttcctcatcgtcttctccttctgcgtcttcctcatcctcatcgaCTATGAATCCCTCAGCAATCCGCTTGGCCTCTTCAGGatcatcatcttcagaTTCTTCAGACGAGTCGCGGTCTTCGCCATATGGTCGGATTTCGTCGCCTTCGCCTTCAGAGGCGGAGCCAGACCTGTCGGACATGTCTAACTTGAGGTAGGGTCGGTAATTTTGGAAGGGAAAAGTCGGTATTAAGCTTGGAGAACAAGCCAAGCCCGTCTCTTAGGTATTGAATGTGATTCAAAGAGAAATAAGGAATGTAAATTGGATAAGACTGGCGCTGGAAAGTACATGCATAGTTGACTTGCGATGACAAGCCCGCACTCGGCAATATGGCGTTATGGAGGTGTGGCAATCATCGGGAGTGGAGGTCACTGTCTTCGGGCCGATTTTGTTGACAATTGCTGATCTGCTCCGTCGATTTTCCCTTGTTCTCAACTTGCGAACTGGTTTCGCTCTATCACTCTACATCAGACATATAGAAAGGTTGCATGCAACCTCGCTCAGGTACCATGACTATAGACATTGAAAAAATCGCCCCACCTTTTCTCAAAACCCTCGAGGAATTCCGACAACTTGTCGACTCGGCTGATACTTTTCTCTTCGATTGCGATGGAGTCCTCTTTTTAGGTACCCAATTGACCGAAAATGCCAAGGTTTTGCTTGATATGTTGAGATCTAGCGGTCAGTAAAGAGCTGGAATCTAGGCGCAGGGATGACGAACTGATTTGTTGCAGGTAAAAAGGTCATCTTCGTGACTAACAACTCAACCAAGTCAAGAAGGCAACTCAAAGCCCATTTCGACAGCCTTGGTTTGGACGCTTCTCTTGTAAGTCGTTCGGCATAGAAATATTTCTACTTGTACTTATGACTGTTGCAGGAGGAGTGCTTCGGCTCAGCATATGCATCGGCCGTGTATCTGTCCGAGGTTTTGAAATTCCCCAAGGATAAGAAAGTCTACGTATTTGGACATGAAGGTATCGAAGAGGAGCTCGACGAAGTGGGGATTGCTCATATTGGAGGATCTGTAAGTACTCGACTATATATTGAAAGCCCCCTAACAGTGACCTACTTTAAGGATCCCGAAGACCGAGAATTCACCCCTCCTATTGATTACTCTCAATACCCGCCAGATCCTTCAGTGGGTGCCGTGTTGTGTGGTGCAGACAATTGGATAAGTACGTCTTGAATCGTATACCTTGCAGTGCATCACTGACAATGCGTATTGAAAGACTGGAAGAAAATCACCAAAGCTGTGATATATTTGCATGACCCAGAGTGCCGGCTTGTCCTTACAAACCCCGACGCTACCTTCCCTATTGGTGGCTCTCTTTTCCCTGGTATGTTTGATTGAGGACGGTGCGGGCAATAGCCTAACTAGTTATTAGCTGCCGGATCTATGTCAGCACCCATCGTGTACGCCGCCAAACAGACTCCCATCGTCATCGGCAAGCCTAGCAAGACCATGATGGATGCAGTGATTGCGCAGTAAGTATAATCAATGTCCCATCGTACATATTTCAGTCGCTCATTCAATGTCGTCGCAGCCATCATATCAACCCCGCCCGAACCATCATGATCGGTGACAACCTCCACACCGATATTGAATTTGGTATCAACAGTGGTATTAGGACATTGCTTGTCATGGGCGGTGTTACTAAGTATGAGCACATTTATGGAGAAAACCCTAGTCCTGTCGTCCCTACCTATGTGATCAACCGAGCGGGTGATCTTGCTGCTTTGGCTAAGCAATAAATATCTATAGACTTTGTAGATTGTTGATGATTTGCTCATGTATACATCGAAATATTGCAAAATGATAATAAACAGAAGAGCAGCGCGTCTTGTTCTTTGATTCAAGCCATGCAATTTTACATGTTGCTAATATATTCTATATGATTAGTCTTTTCATTATCCGATAAAACCTCTCCGCCACATTACTTCTGTCCACCATCTCACACTACCTCTGCTTAGTCAATGTTAGAGTCTCCGCAACATGAGAAGAagcccttcttctttttaGGGGCGGCAGCGGCAGCAGGCTTAGTCTGACCAGGCTTTTCAGTGGTAGCAGGGGTGGCGGCAGCAGTAGTAGTAGCCGCGGGGGTCGTCTCAGCAGCAGGGACAGGCTCGGTGGCGGCGATCTCGTCGGCCACAGGCTCAGCGGTCTTCTCAACAGCGTTCGCATCACCTGTAGTGGCGAGAGCGGGAGCAACACCGTCAGCGGCAGCCGACTTGTCACCGACAGCGTAGCCCTCCTTCTCGGAAACTTCCTGGGGAACTTGGCTAGCAGCagcggtggtggtggcaGGGGCAGCGCTATAATGCAGTCAGTTATGACAATTACACCCTTGACTGTAAGTCAAAAGTATGTGCAGGGCTCACGCAGCGTTCCTTCCCTTGACAAAGGTAGCGACAAAGTTACCGAAATACTTGCCCTGGTGCTCGGCGATCCCGAGCTCAACAGCAGAAGGCTGTCGGCTTCCGTCGGCGTTAGCGATGCAGCTTGCACCGTATGGTGTGCCTGATTGATAAAGTCCAGGTGAGGAGGGGCAGGCGAGGGAAATTGTGAAGATCaggttttttttttttttttttttttttttttttacaATCACGAGAAATAATATGGAAACGAAACGGCATTAACTTTCTGCAGCTCCTTTACTTTATGCCGCACGTACCTCCATTCACTACCTCAACTCCAGAGATGGCAGGGTCAGAGTAACCTAAGAATGATTAGTGATTGAAGACAAGGATAGAAGCTGAAGGACATACCGATGGGAACATATGTCACTATTAGAATAGATGTAATGATAAGCTAAAGTACTGATTAAACAGATAAGAAAACATACAGCCGTCTACAAGAGGTCAGCAAGCTTTTGATTACTATAGCAGGTCACTCACGGTGAGCAAAGAAAGGGAAGGTAGTCAAGAAAGTGGCCTAAATGCGTTTTAAATCAACGGAATGCCTTCCAATGCACACTTTGGAAGCTTCTACTCACCTCCTGACCAGAGTGTTGACCGGCAGTGGAAGTGAACATGGACACAAACTTGCCGACGAGGGCACCGCTAGCCCAGAGCTGACCAGTTTGGTCGAAGAAGGTAGCGACCTGGGCAGGAACACCACCGTACCTTGCGGACGCGTCGCGTTAGTGAAACATCTCCCATGCATCCATGTCCCGTGGTCAAACCTACCTGGTAGGAGTACCGAGGACGAAACCATCAAGCTCCTTGAGGTCGTCAGGGGTGATGACAGGATACTTGGGCTTGAGAGAAGAACCGGCAtgcat is drawn from Cryptococcus gattii WM276 chromosome A, complete sequence and contains these coding sequences:
- a CDS encoding 4-nitrophenylphosphatase, putative (Similar to TIGR gene model, INSD accession AAW41626.1~Duplicated and diverged from upstream gene CGB_A1540W) produces the protein MTIDIEKIAPPFLKTLEEFRQLVDSADTFLFDCDGVLFLGTQLTENAKVLLDMLRSSGKKVIFVTNNSTKSRRQLKAHFDSLGLDASLEECFGSAYASAVYLSEVLKFPKDKKVYVFGHEGIEEELDEVGIAHIGGSVSTRLYIESPLTVTYFKDPEDREFTPPIDYSQYPPDPSVGAVLCGADNWINWKKITKAVIYLHDPECRLVLTNPDATFPIGGSLFPAAGSMSAPIVYAAKQTPIVIGKPSKTMMDAVIAHHHINPARTIMIGDNLHTDIEFGINSGIRTLLVMGGVTKYEHIYGENPSPVVPTYVINRAGDLAALAKQ